In Mytilus galloprovincialis chromosome 1, xbMytGall1.hap1.1, whole genome shotgun sequence, the following are encoded in one genomic region:
- the LOC143074271 gene encoding tryptophan--tRNA ligase, cytoplasmic-like: MASNAEKESEDVKRSTNEDDEDIVDPWTVVSSSEKGVDYSKLIKRFGSTEIDKELIDRMVKLTGKPPHHFLRRSIFFSHRDMHQILDLVEKKTGFYLYTGRGPSSESMHLGHLIPFIFTKWLQDTFDVPLVIQMTDDEKFLWKDLTIEETNKLAHENAKDIIACGFDKDKTFIFSDVEYISESTEFYKMMCKIQKLVTFNQVKGIFGFTDSDSIGKISFPAIQATPSFSSAFPQIFNGKKDVPCLIPCAIDQDPYFRMTRDVAPRLGLLKPALLHSTFFPALQGAHGKMSASDPNSSIFLTDSDEQIKAKINKYAFSGGKTTEEEHRQHGGDCDTDVSYQYLTFFMEDDDKLADIKSRYSSGKMLTGELKQELITVLQKLVGEHRKRRADVTDTLVNEYMKSRKLKFDY, translated from the exons ATGGCATCAAATGCTGAAAAGGAGTCTGAGGACGTTAAAAGGTCAACAAATGAAGACGATGAAGACATTGTTGATCCGTGGACTGTTGTTAGTTCTTCTGAAAAAGGAGTAGACTATAGTAAACTTATCA AAAGGTTTGGAAGTACTGAAATAGATAAAGAGTTGATAGACAGGATGGTCAAGCTAACAGGAAAACCGCCTCATCACTTCCTGCGAAGGAGTATCTTCTTCTCTCACAG AGATATGCATCAGATACTTGACCTTGTTGAAAAGAAGACAGGATTTTATTTGTACACAGGGAGAGGACCATCTTCAGAATCTATGCACCTAGGTCACTTGATTCCGTTCATATTCACAAA ATGGCTTCAAGACACCTTCGATGTTCCTCTTGTGATCCAAATGACCGATGATGAGAAGTTTCTATGGAAAGATCTGACCATTGAAGAGACAAACAAACTTGCTCATGAGAATGCAAAAGACATCATTGCTTGTGGCTTTGACAAGGACAAGACATTTATCTTCAGCGATGTAGAATATATTTC AGAAAGTacagaattttataaaatgatgtgTAAAATACAGAAACTCGTCACGTTCAATCAGGTGAAGGGAATCTTTGGATTTACAGATAGTGACAGCATTGGGAAAATTAGTTTTCCTGCCATTCAAGCCACACCAAGTTTCAGTTCAGCGTTTCCTCAGATCTTCAATGGAAAGAAAGACGTACCTTGTCTTATTCCGTGTGCAATTGATCAG GATCCATATTTCCGCATGACACGTGATGTGGCACCAAGGCTGGGACTTCTCAAACCAGCATTGCTTCATTCAACTTTCTTCCCTGCATTACAAGGAGCCCATGGTAAAATGAGCGCAAGTGATCCAAATTCGTCTATATTTCTAACAGATTCGGATGAACAAATAAAAGCAAAG atCAACAAATATGCTTTTTCTGGAGGAAAAACAACCGAAGAGGAGCATAGACAGCATGGCGGCGACTGCGACACTGATGTGTCTTACCAATATTTGACATTCTTTATGGAAGATGATGATAAATTGGCAGATATCAAATcg AGGTATTCAAGTGGTAAGATGTTAACAGGAGAGTTGAAACAGGAATTAATTACCGTTCTGCAAAAGCTTGTTGGGGAGCACAGGAAGAGACGAGCAGACGTCACTGATACCTTAGTGAATGAATACATGAAATCAAGGAAATTGAAATTTGactattaa